The following proteins come from a genomic window of Astatotilapia calliptera chromosome 11, fAstCal1.2, whole genome shotgun sequence:
- the bcl3 gene encoding B-cell lymphoma 3 protein homolog: MPRIMTMNGTHKSVAPVPLDLRTNVRVRGNAGGTPACGSRDARVTGGSPAPPAFTGADSLDENCPTVRGVSVSPTSTSRKRPADRSASQLPFRKRPIPVEPETKRLSPSKAEREDRFSPPEDKTLADPVERVGIAPVTPRQLEGQIPNGYPICFFPYGHYPVFCLPHLSEPNNVVAHQTENVLAGIAQATRQDEDGDTALHIAVVQGALAIVYNLIQLLVLGHKDVDIYNNLRQTPLHLAVITKQANMVEALLKAGADPAALDRNGQTALHLCCEYDQRDCLSVVLSMPSSATCLEIRNFDGLSPLHLAVLQGRKDLARMLLDAGADINAMDIKSGQSPLMHAVESNNADMVYFLIENRCDVNSQSYSGNTALHSACGRGQVETVRLLLKSGADSSLKNYHNDTPVMVAKNKKIADVLRGRGSRQIRVQDQHCMSVSPVESNLTENGSPSPSHSRGCSPSTTPHIVHQNASHSPETSILRSQTYFPVRLASMSTQSSIKEAIRQHHAGEGFTQWDGGAGMDCT; this comes from the exons ATGCCAAGGATCATGACCATGAACGGTACCCACAAGTCGGTTGCCCCAGTGCCGCTGGATTTGCGCACCAATGTCCGAGTGCGTGGGAACGCCGGGGGGACTCCAGCCTGTGGCTCCAGGGACGCTCGGGTAACAGGCGGTTCACCTGCACCTCCGGCGTTCACAGGGGCGGACAGTTTAGATGAAAACTGCCCCACGGTCAGAGGCGTATCGGTCTCACCAACCAGTACTTCTCGCAAGCGTCCAGCGGATAGATCTGCCTCACAGCTTCCTTTTAGGAAACGCCCGATTCCTGTCGAACCGGAGACCAAGAGACTGTCACCGTCTAAAGCAGAAAGAGAAGACCGATTTTCTCCTCCGGAAGATAAGACTTTAGCCGATCCCGTGGAAAGAGTCGGCATAGCACCAGTGACTCCCAGGCAGCTGGAAGGACAGATTCCAAATGGATACCCCATATGCTTTTTCCCTTACG GTCATTACCCAGTGTTCTGCCTGCCTCATCTCTCAGAGCCAAATAATGTTGTGGCCCACCAAACTGAAAACGTCCTGGCTGGTATCGCTCAAGCAACAAGACAAGATGAAGATGGAGATAC AGCTCTCCACATAGCCGTGGTCCAGGGAGCATTGGCCATAGTCTACAACCTCATCCAGCTCTTGGTGTTGGGTCATAAAGACGTTGATATCTACAACAATCTCCGCCAG ACTCCCCTTCATCTGGCAGTGATAACTAAGCAGGCAAACATGGTGGAAGCTTTGTTGAAAGCAGGGGCTGACCCTGCAGCCTTGGACCGTAATGGGCAAACAGCGCTCCACCTCTGCTGTGAATATGACCAGCGGGATTGCCTGTCTGTAGTGCTTTCTATGCCATCATCTGCCACCTGCCTTGAGATCCGAAATTTTGATG gTTTGAGCCCTCTCCATCTGGCTGTTCTGCAGGGCCGTAAGGATTTGGCAAGAATGTTACTGGATGCTGGAGCTGACATCAATGCCATG GACATCAAAAGTGGCCAGAGTCCTCTCATGCATGCTGTGGAGAGCAATAACGCAGACATGGTCTACTTCCTCATTGAG AATAGATGTGATGTCAACAGCCAGTCATATAGTGGGAACACGGCCCTACACAGCGCATGTGGCCGAGGTCAGGTGGAGACAGTGCGGCTGCTGCTCAAGAGTGGAGCTGACAGTAGCCTCAAGAACTACCACAATGACACCCCAGTGATGGTGGCCAAGAACAAAAAA ATAGCAGATGTGTTACGAGGAAGAGGCTCCAGGCAAATAAGAGTCCAAGATCAGCACTGTATGTCAGTCTCACCAGTTGAGAGCAACCTAACAGAAAATG GGTCTCCATCTCCCAGCCATAGTCGTGGGTGCTCACCTTCAACTACGCCACACATTGTTCATCAGAATGCTTCCCACTCTCCAGAGACTTCCATTTTACGATCTCAGACTTATTTTCCAGTAAGACTTGCATCTATGTCCACACAGTCGAGCATCAAGGAAGCAATCAGACAACATCATGCTGGAGAGGGCTTCACCCAATGGGATGGCGGGGCAGGAATGGACTGCACCTGA
- the ddx61 gene encoding probable ATP-dependent RNA helicase ddx6 — protein MATARTANPAPMAGLNKPANGQLRGQTKTGGQQSELLSNVQHPSAHKRTSIPQSSGGIKFGDDWKKCLELPPKDTRVKTSDVTSTKGNEFEDYCLKRELLMGIFEMGWEKPSPVQEESIPIALSGRDILARAKNGTGKSGAYLIPLLERIDLKKDHIQAMVMVPTRELALQMSQISIQLSKHLGGVKIMATTGGTNLRDDIMRLDETVHVVIATPGRILDLIKKGVAKVDKTQMMVMDEADKLLSQDFVVLMENIISFMPKDRQILLYSATFPISVQKFMSKHMQKPYEINLMEELTLKGITQYYAYVTERQKVHCLNTLFSRLQINQSIIFCNSTQRVELLAKKITQLGYSCFYIHAKMMQEYRNRVFHDFRNGLCRNLVCTDLFTRGIDIQAVNVVINFDFPKNAETYLHRIGRSGRFGHLGLAINLITSDDRYNLKNIEDQLVTDIKPIPSSIDKSLYVAEFHSVDAEDGEEKA, from the exons ATGGCGACAGCAAGAACCGCAAACCCAGCACCAATGGCTGGATTGAACAAACCAGCAAATGGGCAGCTCAGGGGACAGACCAAGACAGGTGGACAACAGTCTGAACTCCTGTCAAATGTCCAACATCCCAGTGCCCATAAAAGGACCAGCATACCTCAGAGCAGTGGAGGCATCAA GTTTGGTGATGACTGGAAGAAATGCCTGGAGCTTCCTCCAAAAGATACCAGGGTGAAAACTTCG GATGTGACATCCACCAAGGGAAATGAATTTGAAGACTACTGCTTAAAGCGAGAATTGCTTATGGGAATCTTTGAAATGGGATGGGAGAAACCTTCCCCTGTCCAG GAGGAGAGCATCCCTATTGCCTTATCAGGACGAGATATTTTGGCAAGGGCTAAAAATGGAACGGGAAAAAGTGGTGCCTACCTCATTCCTCTCCTGGAGAGGATAGACCTTAAGAAGGATCATATCCAGG CCATGGTAATGGTGCCAACAAGAGAGCTGGCCCTGCAGATGAGCCAGATCAGCATTCAACTCAGCAAGCACCTGGGAGGAGTCAAGATCATGGCTACAACGGGTGGGACAAACTTGAGGGATGACATCATGCGTCTTGATGAGACTg TGCATGTAGTGATTGCCACACCAGGGAGGATACTGGACCTAATTAAGAAGGGTGTGGCAAAAGTGGACAAGACTCAAATGATGGTGATGGATGAA GCAGATAAGTTGCTCTCCCAGGACTTTGTGGTTCTGATGGAAAATATCATCAGTTTCATGCCAAAGGATCGTCAGATTTTGCTTTACTCTGCCACTTTTCCCATCAGTGTGCAAAAATTCATG AGTAAGCACATGCAGAAGCCTTATGAAATCAACCTGATGGAGGAACTCACACTGAAGGGCATCACTCAGTACTATGCCTATGTGACTGAAAGACAGAAGGTACACTGTCTTAACACACTCTTCTCCAGG CTCCAGATCAATCAGTCTATCATCTTCTGTAACTCCACTCAGAGAGTTGAACTTCTTGCAAAGAAAATCACTCAACTTGGTTATTCATGCTTCTACATTCATGCAAAGATGATGCAGGAGTACAGAAACCGTGTGTTCCATGACTTCAGAAATGGATTGTGCAGAAACCTAGTCTGCACAG ACCTCTTCACTCGGGGAATTGACATCCAGGCTGTAAACGTGGTTATTAATTTTGACTTCCCCAAAAATGCAGAGACCTACCTCCACCGCATTGGCAGATCAG GGCGTTTTGGTCACTTGGGTCTGGCTATCAACCTCATAACTTCAGATGATCGCTACAATTTGAAGAATATTGAGGACCAGCTGGTTACTGACATTAAGCCCATACCCAGCAGCATTGACAAGAGCCTGTATGTTGCAGAGTTTCACTCTGTTGACGCAGAAGATGGTGAAGAGAAGGCATAA